Proteins from a genomic interval of Bombus affinis isolate iyBomAffi1 chromosome 16, iyBomAffi1.2, whole genome shotgun sequence:
- the LOC126925350 gene encoding uncharacterized protein F13E9.13, mitochondrial isoform X3, with the protein MRTDQGTPLYSGNTKKIISNAIKEAIIYSEYNIDGILVENMHDIPYVRPKDLTPETTAIMTRICTEVRKVLPENIPCGIQILAGCNKEAIAVAKAANLQFIRAEGFVFSHIADEGFTDACAGSLLRYRKQIDADDILILADIKKKHSSHAITSDVSLSETAKAAKFFLADGIILTGITTGDPVNVSEFTEIKQNSEIPVLIGSGVTKNNIKDYLSSDAVIVGSHFKISETWENRIDKEKVSSFMEKLKVLQNLQ; encoded by the exons ATGAGAACTGACCAAG GAACACCTTTGTATAGTGGTAATACCAAAAAAATTATAAGTAATGCAATAAAAGAAGCGATAATTTATAGTGAATATAATATT GACGGTATATTAGTAGAAAATATGCATGACATTCCATATGTAAGACCAAAAGATTTAACTCCTGAAACTACAGCAATAATGACCAGAATTTGCACAGAAGTAAGAAAAGTATTACCTGAAAATATACCCTGTGGTATACAG ATTTTGGCAGGATGTAACAAGGAAGCCATAGCTGTAGCAAAGGCAGCAAATCTTCAATTTATCAGAGCAGAAGGGTTTGTCTTTTCTCATATTGCAGATGAGGGCTTTACAGATGCATGTGCTGGCTCTTTGTTAAGATATAGAAAACAAATTGATGCAGATGATATTCTTATTCTTGCTGACATTAAAAAGAAGCATag TTCGCATGCAATCACTTCTGATGTAAGTTTATCAGAGACAGCAAAAGCAGCAAAATTTTTCTTAGCTGATGGAATAATACTGACAGGGATTACTACCGGTGACCCAGTTAATGTATCAGAATTTACAG AGATTAAACAGAATAGTGAAATACCAGTTCTTATTGGTTCTGGCGTTACAAAAAACAATATAAAAGATTATTTATCCTCTGACGCCGTAATTGTTGGATCGCATTTTAAAATCAGTGAAACTTGGGAAAATAGAATTGATAAAGAAAAGGTGAGCAGCTTTATGGAAAAATTAAAAGTCCTACAAAACTTACAATAA
- the LOC126925350 gene encoding uncharacterized protein F13E9.13, mitochondrial isoform X1 — protein sequence MQQCSRYETADYSIKTSYAVKVRNMSRFYNFFKKGKCSVIGMIHVDALPGTPLYSGNTKKIISNAIKEAIIYSEYNIDGILVENMHDIPYVRPKDLTPETTAIMTRICTEVRKVLPENIPCGIQILAGCNKEAIAVAKAANLQFIRAEGFVFSHIADEGFTDACAGSLLRYRKQIDADDILILADIKKKHSSHAITSDVSLSETAKAAKFFLADGIILTGITTGDPVNVSEFTEIKQNSEIPVLIGSGVTKNNIKDYLSSDAVIVGSHFKISETWENRIDKEKVSSFMEKLKVLQNLQ from the exons ATGCAACAGTGCTCTCGATACGAAACAGCTGATTATTCAATCAAAACTTCGTACGCAGTTAAAGTGCG GAATATGTCACGATTCTATAACTTTTTTAAAAAGGGGAAATGTTCTGTGATTGGGATGATACACGTTGATGCATTACCTG GAACACCTTTGTATAGTGGTAATACCAAAAAAATTATAAGTAATGCAATAAAAGAAGCGATAATTTATAGTGAATATAATATT GACGGTATATTAGTAGAAAATATGCATGACATTCCATATGTAAGACCAAAAGATTTAACTCCTGAAACTACAGCAATAATGACCAGAATTTGCACAGAAGTAAGAAAAGTATTACCTGAAAATATACCCTGTGGTATACAG ATTTTGGCAGGATGTAACAAGGAAGCCATAGCTGTAGCAAAGGCAGCAAATCTTCAATTTATCAGAGCAGAAGGGTTTGTCTTTTCTCATATTGCAGATGAGGGCTTTACAGATGCATGTGCTGGCTCTTTGTTAAGATATAGAAAACAAATTGATGCAGATGATATTCTTATTCTTGCTGACATTAAAAAGAAGCATag TTCGCATGCAATCACTTCTGATGTAAGTTTATCAGAGACAGCAAAAGCAGCAAAATTTTTCTTAGCTGATGGAATAATACTGACAGGGATTACTACCGGTGACCCAGTTAATGTATCAGAATTTACAG AGATTAAACAGAATAGTGAAATACCAGTTCTTATTGGTTCTGGCGTTACAAAAAACAATATAAAAGATTATTTATCCTCTGACGCCGTAATTGTTGGATCGCATTTTAAAATCAGTGAAACTTGGGAAAATAGAATTGATAAAGAAAAGGTGAGCAGCTTTATGGAAAAATTAAAAGTCCTACAAAACTTACAATAA
- the LOC126925350 gene encoding uncharacterized protein F13E9.13, mitochondrial isoform X2 codes for MSRFYNFFKKGKCSVIGMIHVDALPGTPLYSGNTKKIISNAIKEAIIYSEYNIDGILVENMHDIPYVRPKDLTPETTAIMTRICTEVRKVLPENIPCGIQILAGCNKEAIAVAKAANLQFIRAEGFVFSHIADEGFTDACAGSLLRYRKQIDADDILILADIKKKHSSHAITSDVSLSETAKAAKFFLADGIILTGITTGDPVNVSEFTEIKQNSEIPVLIGSGVTKNNIKDYLSSDAVIVGSHFKISETWENRIDKEKVSSFMEKLKVLQNLQ; via the exons ATGTCACGATTCTATAACTTTTTTAAAAAGGGGAAATGTTCTGTGATTGGGATGATACACGTTGATGCATTACCTG GAACACCTTTGTATAGTGGTAATACCAAAAAAATTATAAGTAATGCAATAAAAGAAGCGATAATTTATAGTGAATATAATATT GACGGTATATTAGTAGAAAATATGCATGACATTCCATATGTAAGACCAAAAGATTTAACTCCTGAAACTACAGCAATAATGACCAGAATTTGCACAGAAGTAAGAAAAGTATTACCTGAAAATATACCCTGTGGTATACAG ATTTTGGCAGGATGTAACAAGGAAGCCATAGCTGTAGCAAAGGCAGCAAATCTTCAATTTATCAGAGCAGAAGGGTTTGTCTTTTCTCATATTGCAGATGAGGGCTTTACAGATGCATGTGCTGGCTCTTTGTTAAGATATAGAAAACAAATTGATGCAGATGATATTCTTATTCTTGCTGACATTAAAAAGAAGCATag TTCGCATGCAATCACTTCTGATGTAAGTTTATCAGAGACAGCAAAAGCAGCAAAATTTTTCTTAGCTGATGGAATAATACTGACAGGGATTACTACCGGTGACCCAGTTAATGTATCAGAATTTACAG AGATTAAACAGAATAGTGAAATACCAGTTCTTATTGGTTCTGGCGTTACAAAAAACAATATAAAAGATTATTTATCCTCTGACGCCGTAATTGTTGGATCGCATTTTAAAATCAGTGAAACTTGGGAAAATAGAATTGATAAAGAAAAGGTGAGCAGCTTTATGGAAAAATTAAAAGTCCTACAAAACTTACAATAA